The genomic segment TGCATATCTCGCACCCCGGCGGACAGCCTTCCGCCACGCGCCTCACCCTGAGAAGCCGCAGGGGACTGAGAAGCGAGAAGAAGGCGCCGGCCGGACAGAGGTACCTGCACCATCCCCGCCGCGACACGAGGTCCACGGCGATGAAGAAGACGATGAAGAAGACGAGGAAGCTGAAGCCGCCGAAGAAGATGAGGTGGAATATCTCGAAGCTCACGGGGCCGTAGGGGAGCAGGAAGAGCAGCGCCGTGCCGCCGAAGAGAGCCGCCGCAACGCCCCCGGCGAGCACGAAGTAGCGGTAGCCGCCGTGGATGCGGTAGTCGGGCAGCTCGAGACCTAAGGCCCTCGAAAGGTATCGGCGCAGGTCGTCGACGAGCTCGAGAAGGGTGCCCATGGGACATATCCAGCCGCAGAAGGCCCGTCCGAAGACGACGATGAAGAGCAGGGGCAGCGCCATGGCCGCAAGGAGCCGCCAGTGGAAGTCCAGGGACGCGAGCATGACCACCAAGCCGGCCAGCGGGTCGGTGAGGTCCACGCCGAGGATGGAGAGCGACCATACGCCGCCCTTGTAGCGGTCGAGAGTCGGCAGCGTCTCCACGGGGTTGAAGGGCGGGTCCACCACGCGGTGGAGCGCCGTGTAGAGCCATGCGAGCACGACCCCCGAGTCCTCGGTGGCCACCTCCGTGAAGTCGCGCTGACTCTTCATCGAGAGGATCACGCCGTAGTTGCTCACAAAGGCTACGGCCGCGACCGACAGGAATATGGCGAGCTGCACGCTCCTTCTGACCTTCTGAAGCATCTATGCGCCTTTCCGCCCCGTCACGTCTACTCTCCCCCGAACGCCGGCGTGTCGTACTGCTCGTAAATCTTCGCCCTCGCCTCCTCGGCGGCCGGTATGACGCGGATGGCCTGGGGCACCTGGACGCATATCTTCTCGCAGAGGCCGCAGCCCACGCACTTGTCGGTCACCACCGGCCGGGCCGGTATCTCCAGCCTCAGCGCCACGTCGGGGAGCGGACATGCCTCGTAACAGAAGCCGCAGACGCGGTTGTTGTAGGAGTAGCATATGGTCTTGTCCACCACGGCGCGGCCCATCCGCACGTGGTCGACGATCTCGTCGATATCGTCTTCGATGGGCTCGAGGGCTCCGGTGGGACATATGTGGGTGCACTTCATGCAGAGGATGCAGCCCTGCTCCCTGGGCTTTATGTAGGGTGTGGCGAGGTTTACGAGTCCGCCGTCGATGCCGGCGAACTTTATGCACTTGTTGGGACAGATCTCGCCGCAGAGGAAGCAGCGCAGACACCGCGCGGCAAAACGCTCTTCGTCGAGGGCGCCCGGCGGCCGCAGGTACGCCCTGGCCCGCGTCTTGAGCCTGCCCGCAAAACCGCCGAAGAATGCAAAGGCCCCCGCCACAAGGGAGCCCTTGAGAAAGATCCTTCTGCTCAGCCTCTCAAGCATGTGCCGTCTCAATCAAAGGTGAAGCCGCGAGGCGCGCAGCCTGCCGCCGCCCCCGGCTCGATGCAACGGATACGGGCGCGCCCCGCGGCGCGCGCCCCCTGACGCCCCGTATCGGCCGCCGCCGGGACGTTCAGAAGAGGGGGTGAAAGGTCCTGCCCGTGTCGTAGGGTATCTGGTCGCCCA from the Deltaproteobacteria bacterium genome contains:
- a CDS encoding 4Fe-4S binding protein, which gives rise to MLQKVRRSVQLAIFLSVAAVAFVSNYGVILSMKSQRDFTEVATEDSGVVLAWLYTALHRVVDPPFNPVETLPTLDRYKGGVWSLSILGVDLTDPLAGLVVMLASLDFHWRLLAAMALPLLFIVVFGRAFCGWICPMGTLLELVDDLRRYLSRALGLELPDYRIHGGYRYFVLAGGVAAALFGGTALLFLLPYGPVSFEIFHLIFFGGFSFLVFFIVFFIAVDLVSRRGWCRYLCPAGAFFSLLSPLRLLRVRRVAEGCPPGCEICTEECTMALEPHRDRIGTGCDNCGSCISACPAKTINYRIGTVGGGK